GGCCTGATGCTCGTTTTCCACCAGCTCAAAGGTCATGGCTACCCCCCTAATCCCAGGAATTTTTTGAGTCTCCGGAGAAGCCCCGCCTCCTCCGAGGGCTCCTCCGGGGGAAGGTCTAGATAGCGAGCGGCATAAAGAAAAAGCCCCACGGCAGTGGCCAGCCGGGGATGATTGACCTCCTCGGAAAGGCCGGAAAGCCTCGCGGGATAGCCTACCCGCACCGGAAGCTCCAGGATCTGCTCCGCCAGCTCCGGAAGGCCGGAAAGGAGCGAAGAGCCCCCGGTAAACACTACGCCCGAAGATAGCCGACGCTTGTAGCCCGAATGTTCCAGGTTGGTATTGATGATTTCCAGGAGTTCCTGGACCCGGGGCTCCAAAATCTCGGCCAGCACCCTGCGGGAAAGCCGCCGCGGGGCCCGATCCCCAAGAGAGGGGACCTCTATCTCCTCGTCCGGAGAGACCAGCTCCGGAAGACAGACCCCATATTTTTCTTTAAGGATTTCGGCCTCCCGACGAGGGGTCCGCAGACCCACGGTGAGATCCGTAGTGAGAAGGTCTCCGCCCACCGGGATGGAGGAGGTGTAGCGCAGGGACCCTTCCAGAAAGACTGCTAGATCCGTAGTCCCGCCCCCGAAGTCGATAAGGGCCACCCCCAATTCCTTTTCCTCCTCGGTGAGCACCGCCTCCGCGGAGGCCAACACCTGAAGCACCACCCCGAAAACGGAAAGCCCTGCGGTCTCGATGGTCTTGACCAGGTTCTGCACCGCCGACCCCGAGGCCTTGACCAGAAGGGCCTTGACCTCAAGCCGTACCCCGGTCATCCCCAAGGGCTGAAGGATCCCGGTCTGATGATCCACACTGTATTCCTGGGGAAGGACGTGGAGGATGATCCGGTCCGGGGGGAGGGTCACCGCCCGAGCGGCCTCCAGCACCCGCTCCACCTCTTCTTCCCGCACCTCGCCCTCCTTAAGGGCAATCACCCCGGTGCTGAGCTGGCTTTCGATGTGGGAGCCCGCCACCCCGGTGATCACCCCGGAGACCTCCTCGTAGGCCTGGGCCTCGGCCTCGCGCCGGGCCTCGCGAATCCCCCGGGCGGCCTCTTCGATGTTCACGATAAGCCCCTTGCGCAAACCTTGGGCGGGAACCATCCCCAACCCCAGGGCCGCAAGCGTGGAATCCTTCTTCTCTCCCAGGAGAAAACAGATCTTGCTGGTTCCCACATCCAGGGCTCCGATAAGGCGCCGGGTGCTCATTTTCCCTCCCGATAGGCCACCAGGGCCCGCCCCTCGGGATAATCCAGGCGCACCAGACGGGCCCGGTGCAGAAGTCTTTCGTCGTAGAGATAGCTCATCACCCGATCGAGCCTGCGGTAGGCCTCCTTGAGCGAGGAAAAATCCCCGGGCTCAAAACGAATCTTGAGCCCCTCACGGGTGTAGACCAGGATGCGGTCCGGGGCGAGATAGATTTGAGAGAGACTCTCGTAACAGGGAAGGTAGCGGTCGGTGCGGTCCAACCAGGAAAGGAGCCGGAAAAAGGAGGCCTCTTTCTGGAGAAGCTCCGAAGAGGCGTAACTTACCACCGGATAGTGAAAGAGGGCCTCGTTGGGGGCCTCGGCAAAGGCCTCCCCCTTTTCGTTGAGGTAATAAAGCTTTTCCTTGATCTTCGTAAGGGCCACGGGCCTTTCCTCTCGGATCCTCACCACCAGGGTGTGCGGAAGATCCCGAGAGACCTGGGCCCGGGCCACCCAGGGGTGGGCCTCGAGGGTCCGCCGCAGGGCCTCAAGATCGAGGACAAAGAGATTCTCCCCCGGGGCAGCCGGAAGGAGGGCTCGCACTTCGGCCTCGGAAAGACGCTTGAGGCCTTCTATACGCACCGTCTCCAGCCGGAAGACGGAAAGATGGGGAAGAAGCCGCCAGAGCCCTACCCCGGAAAGCCCCACCGAAATAAGGGCCAGGATCAACATAAAAGCCTTAAGTCTCGGCAACGATCCTCACCTCCGGCTCGAGTTCCACCCCGAAGCGGGCCTGCACCCGCTCCCGGGCCTCCTCCATGAGGGCCCGGATGTCCTCGGCCCGGGCCCGACCCAGATTCAGGATGAAGTTGGCGTGTTTGGAGCTGATCATGGCCTCTCCCCGACGGAATCCCTTGAGACCGGCCGCCTCCAGAAGTTCTCCCGCCGCAGGGCCCTCCGGGGGGTTCTTGAAGGCGCAACCGAAAGAGGGTCTCCCCAAGGGCTGGGTAGCCCGGCGGCGGGCTAGAAAATCCCTCACCCGGGCCCGCACCTCCTCCGGGTCCCGGGGCCGAAGCCTCAGTCGGGCCGAAAGGACCACCCCCGAAGGCCCCCGAAAGGTCCGGTAGCCGAAAAGGTCCTTCCCGGAATATTCCCGCAGGCCCTCCGGGGTGAGCATGGTCACGGATTCCACCAGGTCCCCGAACTCCTCTCCGAAGGCCCCGGCGTTCATCATTATGGCCCCGCCTACCGTGGCCGGGACCCCGGCCAGAAACTCTGTGCCGGAAAAACCCCGTTTAAGCCCGTAGGCCGTAAGCACCGCCACCGGGGTCCCGCACATGACCCCCAAGTGCCCGGAAGAAAGCTCCACCACCCCCTTGAGGCCCCGGAGATTGACCACCACCCCTCGAAAACCCGCATCCGCAAAGAGGACCTTGCTCCCTCCGGAAAGCCAGAAGATCCTTAAGCCTTGGCGCCGGGAAAACTCCCAGAGTTCGAGTACTTCCTCTAGGGTCTCGGGATAGGCCATAAGGTCCGCCGGGCCTCCCACCCGCACCGTGGTATACCGCCAAAGCGGCTCTTCCAGCCGGACCTTAAGCCCTTTCTTTTTCAGGTCGCGCGAGAGGGCCTTCATCCCACCACTTTTTCCTTTCGGGAAGGACTAATTTGGCGGACCAAGGCTTCCCCCAACTGATAGACATCCCCAGCCCCCAGGGTAAGGAGCAGATCCCCGGGAGAGAGAAAGAATTCCACCTGGGCCCGAAGGGTCTCGAGATCCGGGGCAAAAAGGGTGGGTTTTCCTCCCCGCACCCTCCGGACCGCCTGAAAGAATTTCTCTCCCGAGACCCCGGGGAGGGGGCTTTCGGCCGCGGGATAGATTTCCGTAAGAAAGAGCACCTCCGGCTCGGCCAGAACCCGGACAAATTCCTGCCAGAGGGCCCGGGTGCGGCTGTAACGATGGGGCTGGAATACGGCCAGCAGTCGCCTTTCCGGGTGAAGGGCCCTTATCGCCGCCAAAGTGGCCGCAATTTCCCGGGGATGGTGGGCATAGTCGTCGTAAATAAAGGCCCCGAGGACCTCTCCCTTAAACTCTAACCTCCGGCCCACCCCGGAAAAGCCCGAAAGGGCGGAAAGAATGACCGCACTCGGGAGCCCCAGCGTAAGCCCTACGGCCACCGCGGCCAGGGCGTTTTCCGCATTGTGTCGGCCCGGAACCCGGAGGGAGAACTCCCCCAGGGCCTGGCCCCTCCACCAGACCCGCACCCGCGGAAGCGGGGCCTCCGCCAGGATCTCCCCCCGCACCTCGGCCCCCTCGGAAAAGCCGTAGGTCACCAAGCGCCCGGAAAGCTCGGGCAGAATGGTCCTTACCCCGGGATCGTCCCCACAGACCACCAGGGCCCCCTCCGGAGAGACCCGGCGGGCGAACTTCACAAAGGCCCGCTTCACCGCCCGGAAGTCGGCGTAAAAATCCAGGTGCTCCCGATCCACATTGGTGATAACCGCAAGATAGGGTTGAAGATAGAGAAAGGAGCCGTCGCTTTCGTCGGTCTCGGCCACCAGATATTCCCCTCGGCCGAGCCGGGCGTTGGAACCAAAGCAATTGACCCGCCCGCCAATAATTACCGTGGGCTCCAGCCCGGCCACGGCCAGCATCTCCGCAATCATCGAAGAGGTGGTGGTTTTGCCGTGGGCCCCGGCCACGGCAATACTCCGGGGGTACCAGCCCATGATCTCCGCCAGCATCTCCGCCCGCGGCCAGACCTTGAGCCCCTGCCTGCGGGCCGCCTGAATCTCCGGATGATCCGGCCTTATGGCCGAGGAATAGACCAGGATCTCCGTCCCTTCCAGATGGGCCGGATCGTGCCCCTGCCACACCGGAATCCCCTCCCGCTCGAGGGAGCGGGTGGTCTCCGAGACCCGCAGATCACAGCCTGTGACCCGGGCCCCGAGGGCCGCAAGGAGCCGGGCCAGCCCGCTCATGCCTACCCCACCGATACCCATGAAATGAAAGACACGTCCCTCAAGCATGGACCAAGGCCTCCATCTCTTCGATGATGGTCTCCGTGGCCCCGGGGCGGAAAAGTTCCCGGGCCCGGCGGCCCATCTCCGAAAGCTTTGCGGGCCGCAGGAGAAGATCCCCCACCGTCTCCACAAAGATCTCCGGAGAAAGTTCAGCCTCCTGAAAGAGGAGCCCTCCCCCACGTTCCACCACCGTCCGGGCATTGGCCTCCTGGTGGCGGTGAGTGGCGTAGGGATAGGGGATATAAAGGGCCGGTTTCCCCAAGGCACAGAGTTCGGCCACCGTAGAGGCCCCGGCCCGGGTGACCACCAGATCGGCCTGAGCGTAAGCCCAGGCCATGTCCCGAATAAAAGCCCGCACCTCCACGGGAAGGCCCTTTTTCCGGTAGGCCTCCTTGACCCAACCAAAGTCCCTCTCTCCGGTCTGATGCAGGAGATAGAGGTCCGGAAGCCGACGATAGAGTTCGGGGGCGGTCTCCACCAGAAGGCGGTTCAGGGTCCGGGCCCCCTGGCTGCCCCCGAGGACCAGAAGTCCCGGTCCTGAATGTTCCCGGGGTCTTTCTTCAAGGAGGGAGGCCCGCACCGGGGTGCCGGAGACCCGCACCTTGGCGGAGGGAAAATGTTCTCGGGTGTCGGGATAAGTGACAAAGATCCGCTGGACCAGGTGTCCCAGGAGGCGATTGGCCAGCCCGGGCACGGCGTTGGGTTCGTGAAGCCCCAAGGGGAGTCTCAGGAGAAACCCGGCCCCCAGCGCGGGAACAGAAGCGTAGCCCCCGGTGCCGAAGACCACCTCCGCCGACCACCTCCGCAGGATCCGTAAGGCCTGGAGGACCCCCCAGAGGAGCCTGGCCAGGGCCCGGGTTTTTCCCCAGAGCCCCCGTCCCAGAAAGCCCTCCCCGGAGATGGTGGCCACGGGATAGGGCACCCCGGAAAGGGCCAGGGCCTCCACCCGACGACCGCAGCCCAAGATCATCACCTCCCGCCCCCGGGCCACCAGGGCCTCGGCCAGGGCCAGGGCCGGAAAGAGATGCCCCCCGGTGCCTCCTCCTGCAATCACCCAGCGCATCAGTGATAGACCTCCGGTGAGGGTTCCTCCCGGGCCAGGACCTTGGGGGCGTAGGCCAGGACCAGGTCCCGAAAGACCTCGCCCCGCTCTTCATAACTTTCAAACTGGTCAAAGCTGGCCGCCGCCGGAGAGAGAAGGACCGTGTCTCCGGGACGGGCCTCCTGCAGGGCCAGGGCCAGGGCCTCGGCCAGCCCCTCGGCCAGCCGCATCTCCGTAGCCCCGGAAAGTTCCTCGGCCATCACCCCCCGAGAGGCCCCCATGAGAATGAGAAGCCGCACCTTGCGTCGTATAAGCTCGTAAAGGGGCCGGTAGGAGGCCCCCTTGTGGAGCCCTCCCAGGATAAGGACGATGGGCTCCGAGAGGCTCTCCAGGGCCACCCGGGTAGCGTCCACATTGGTGGCCTTGGAATCGTTCACGAAATAGACCCCCCCGAAAGAGCCCACAAACTCCAGCCGGTGCGGGAAACCCACAAAAGAGCGCACGGCCTTTTGCACGGCCTCCGGGGAGGCCCCCACGGTCCGCGCCAGGGCTGCGGCCACGGCAAAATTCAGACGATTATGGCGCCCTAGCAGACGAAAACCCGCAAAGCTGTAAACTTCTTCCTCCCCGAAGATCCGTAGCCGAAAGTCCCGCTCGCCCACCTCCACGGGCAGCCCCGGAAAATCTCCGAAAAAAAGGAGGCTCCCCCGGAAGTCCGGACACTCCCGGAGGAGCAGCTCTCCCCCGGCCCCGGAAAGGCCGGGATGGGGCAGAAGACCCACACCCTCCCCGGGAAGATTCTGGAAAACCCGAGCCTTGGCTCGGGCGTAGGCCCCAAGATCTCCATAGCGTTCCAGGTGATCCGGGGTAAGATTCAGGATGGCCGCGGCCTGAGGGGCAAAGGCCTCCACGGTCTCCAACTGAAAGCTCGAGACCTCAAGCACCAGGCGTTCCGCAGGCTCTCCGGACAGGACATATTCCGCCAGGGGGATACCGTAATTGCCCCCGGCAAAGACCTTAAAGCCCGAAAGACGCAGGATATCGGCCACCATGGCCGTAGTGGTGGTCTTCCCGTTGGTTCCGGTGACGGCCACAAGGGGGGGCCTCCGGCGCAGGGCCCGAAAGGCAAACTCCAGCTCCCCCCAAACGGGAAGGCCTTTCTTTTGCGCGGATTCATAAACCGCAGGGGGGACCCCCGGACTGACCACCACCAGGTCTGCAGAAAGCAGAGTCTCGGCCCGATGTCCTCCGGTCTCAAAGCGCACCCCTCGCTCCAGGAGGGCGTAATAGTCTCCCGGAGGGAGATCTTCGGCCCGGCGATTTTCGGAGACCACCACTTCGGCCCCCAGGACCGCGGCCAGGCGGGCGGCCGCCCGCCCGGAGCGCCCAAAACCGACAATGACCACTCTGGCTCCCCTCAGATCCACGGTCTCCTCACCTCAATTTCAGGGTGGAAAGGGCCAGGATCCCGCAGATCACGGAAAAGATCCAGAACCTTACCACCACCTTATTTTCCGGCCAGCCGCTAAGCTCAAAGTGATGGTGAAGGGGGGCCATGCGGAAGATCCGGCGCCCCCCGGTAAGCCGGAAATAGCCCACCTGCAGGATGACCGAGAGGGCCTCGGCCACAAAGACCCCCCCGGCAATCACCAGAAGGATCTCCTGCTTGACCATCACCGCCACCGCCCCTACCGCGGCCCCGAGCCCCAGAGAACCCACATCCCCCATAAAGACCTCGGCCGGATGGGCGTTGTACCAGAGAAAGCCCATCCCGCCCCCTACCAGAGCCCCGCAAAAGACCGCCAGTTCCCCCACCCCCGGCACATAGGGAATCTGTAAATAGTGGGCGAACTTTACGTGTCCGGCCAGATAGGCCAGAAGCCCGTAGACCCCGACCACCACCATGAAGGGTACAATGGCCAGCCCATCAAGCCCATCGGTAAGATTCATAGCATTGGAGGTCCCCACCACCACCAGATAGAGGAAGGGCAGATAGAGAAACCCCAGTTGCGGACGCAACTCCTTGAAAAAGGGAAAAGTAAGGCGGTCGTCAAAATGGAGCCCGTGAAAGAGCACCCCCCAGAAGGCCAGGGTAAAGAGGGCCTGAAAGAAAAGCTTTTCCCGGGCCCGAAGGCCCAGATTCTTTCCTCGAGAAAGTTTGAGCCAATCGTCCACCAGGCCCAGGGCCCCGAAGGAGACCAGGACCCCGAGGGCCAGCCACACATAAGGGTTGGCCAGATTAGCCCACAGGAGGGTGGAGAGCACCACCGCCCCGATGACCACCGCCCCGCCCATGGTGGGGGTGCCGGCCTTCACCTGGTGTCTTTCCGGCCCCTCCTCCCGGATGACCTGTCCCAGGCGCCGGCCCTTCATATAGGCAATAAAAGAAGGCATGAAAAAGTAGACCAGAAGTCCCGCGGTAAGGGTAGCGTAAAAGGTGCGGAAGGTGATGTAGCGGAAGACATTAAAGACCGAAAACCAGTCGTGTAAAGGATAGAGCAGGTGATAAAACACCTCTAAGGCTCCTCCTTGAGTTTCTGCACTACCCGTTCCAGGCCCACCGCCCGGGAGCCTTTGACGAGCACGGCCGCCCCTTCGGGAATCTCCAGATCGGAAAGGAGCTCCTCCACCGAGGGATAGGCTCGCCCCCGGGCCCCCATCCTCTCCGCCTCCCGGGCCACCACCGGGGCCATCTCTCCTACGGCCAGCACCCGGTGACAGAGTCTTCCGGCCAGACGCCCCACACTCTCATGGAAGGCCTCGGCCTCCGGCCCGAGCTCCCGCATGTCTCCCAGGATGGCCACCCGTTCCCGAAACCTCTGTCCGATCTCCCAGAAGACCCGCAGGGCCTCGTAGACCGAGCCCGGGTTGGCGTTGTAAGAGTCGTCAAGGAGAAAATAGCGCCCGGTGGAGAGGGGAAAGAGGCGACCCGGAAGGGGAGAAAGCTCGGAAAGCGCCGAAAGGGCCTCTTCCGGGGGCACCCCATAGAGAAGCCCTGCGGCCACCGCGGCCAGGGCATTGCGCACAAAATGCTCCCCTAGGAAACGAAGACGCCCCTCCCCCAGCCGGCGCCCCTCTACTAAGAGGGCAAATTCCGTTCCCTCCGGGCTGATCCGCACATCCTCGGCCCGCACCTCGGCCTCCATATGAAGTCCATAAGTAATCCTTTCATGGGGAAGGTCCTGGGCCCGACGAAAGATCTCCTCCTCGTCGCGGTTTACGATCAGCCGGGCTCCGGCCGGAAGCCTTTGATAAAGCTGGAATTTTTCGGAAAGTACGCCCTCCATAGAGCCCAGACCCTCCAGATGGGCCGGACGCACGTTGGTGAGAAGGGCGGCCTCCGGCTCCAGGATCTCCACCAGCCGGGCCATCTCCCCCGGAAGGCTTATGCCCAGCTCAAAGACTCCGAAGCGCACCTCCTCCGGCACGGAAAGCACGGAAAGGGGTAGGCCCACCAGGTTGTTATAGTTTCCGGGATTGCGGAAAACCGGGTAGCGCCGGGAGAGCACCGCGGCGCACATCTCCTTGGTGGTGGTCTTCCCGCAGGAACCACTTATGGCCAAGGCCCAGAACCCCCGACGGCGCTTAAAGGCCCGGGCCAGATCTCCCAGGGCCTGCAGGGTGTCCCGCACCAGGATCACCGAGACCGTCTTGGGGACCTCCTCAAGGCGCATCTCCCGGGGAAGCCTTGAAAGAAGAAGCCCTTTGGCCCCCCGTTTAAGGGCCTCCCGCCAAAAGTCGTGTCCGTCATAACGCGGCCCCTTGAGGGCCACAAAAAGCTCTCCGGGGCGCAGGGTGCGGGTGTCGGTGGAGACCCCGGAAAAGACGATCCCCATGTCCCCCCCTACCAGGGTCCCCTGGGTGGCCCGGATCACCTCTTCGGTATCAAGAAAGTTCCCCGACAATCCTTTTCACCTCCTCGGCATCAGAAAAGGGAAGACGCCTTCCGGCGATCTCCTGATAGTCTTCGTGCCCCTTTCCGGCCACCAAAAGAATGTCGCCAGCGGTAAGCTCCGCGATGGCCTCCCGCAGGGCCTGGCGGCGGTCGAGAATCACCCGCACCCGGGTGCCATTCACCCCCCGCAGGATTTCCCGCACGATGGTCTGCGGATCCTCGAAACGGGGATTGTCCGAAGTAAGATAGAGGGCATCAGCCAGGGCCGAGGCCACCTGCCCCATAAGGGGGCGCTTTCCCCGATCCCGGTTGCCTCCACAGCCAAAAAGACAGAGGAGTCTGCGGGGGGCCAGGGCCCGCAGACTCTTAAGGGCCGCAGCCAGGGCCTCCGGGGTATGGGCATAGTCCACAAAAATGCGGGCCCCCCGGGCTTCAGCTACCGGCTCCAGCCTTCCGGGAGGGGCCTTAGCCTCGGTGAGGGCCTCCGCCGCTTCCCGGGCGGAAAAACCCAGCCCCCGCAACACCGCCCAGGCACAGAGAAGGTTCTCCTGCTGAAAATCCCCGAAAAGCCGGGTCTGGAGCTCAAATTCGCCCTCAGGCTCCCTCACCCGAAGGACCAACCCTTGATCCCGGCTCAGGATCTCCGCCTGAAAGGCCTCTCCCACCCTGAAAATCCGGAGCCCGGAAAGCTCCTCGGCCAGCCTGCGCCCCCAGGGATCGGCCACATTGACCACGGCAAACCCTTCCGGGGAAAGATGTTCCCCAAAGAGCCGGCGCTTGGCCTGAAAATAGGCCTCAAGATGGGGATGATAATCCAGATGGTCCCGGGAGAGATTGGTAAAAACACCTCCCTCAAAGGAGAGTCCGGTCACCCTTCGCTGATCCAGGGCGTGAGAGGAGACCTCCAGAACGGCCACCGAAACCCCCGAACGGACCATCTCCGCCAGGAGAGCATAAAGGCGGGGAAGACCCGGGGTGGTCTCCTGGGCCCTTTCCACCCGGCCCCCGGTGTCGTAAAGCAGGGTCCCTATCAGGCCCGCCGGCCGACCCAGGCGAAGCAGCGCTTCCCGCAGCATCCAGGTTACGGAACTCTTGCCATTGGTCCCGGTAACCCCTATCAAACGCAGCCTCTTCTCCGGGGCCCCATAAAAATTGGAAAGGATGCGGGCCAAACTGGAAACGGAGTCCTTTACCAGAACCTGAGGCACGGGAAGGTCCGGGTCCAATCGATCCATACGCACCACCGCCGCCGCCCCGGAGGTCACGGCCTGGCGGAGGTAACGGTGCCCATCTTCCCGGGTGCCCGGGCGGGCCACAAAAAGGGCTCCCGGGCGCACCCGCCGGGAATTATCCACCACGGCGGTGATCTCCACCGCCGGATCCCCCAAAAGCCCCGCCACCTCCACTCCGGAAAGAAGTTCCTCAAGTCTCATCGCGCAACACCAACCGACACCGTTTGACCCGGGACCAGGGGGTGCCGGGAGCAGGCCACTGCTGGATCACCCGACCGAATCCTCGAAACTCCACCTCTACTCCGTGGGGTTGAAGGACCTCTAGGGCCGCCCGCAGGCTGACCCCCCGCAGATCCGGAAACCCCTCTTCCTCCGGCATAAGCCTCTTTTCTCCCCAAAAGTCCTCCAGTTGGGCCACAAGGCCCCGGGGAACCTGGGCCGTGGGCGCTCCTTCCCCCAGGAGGAGAAGCGCCCCCCTGGGGGCCTTTTCAGGGATAAGCTTTACCCGGAGCCAGCGCCCCTTTTCCTGATAAGTATACTCCTTTTCGTGAATTTTTCCCGGAGCCGGACAGACCAGGACCCCGGGGTTGGTTCTTCTCAGGAGATGCCACTGCGGGGGACGACCACAGAGATGGGCCGCTAAGGCTCGGGCCAGCTGAAGAGGGGTGGCCAGGGCTTCCCCGCCCGGCCAATAGCTCCCCAGGGCCTCCGGGAGCTCAAGGCCCGTGGCCCTTCCAAAGACCCCGGCCCCCGAGGAGGGCCTTACCCGAAAAAGACTGTGCAAAAAGACTCCCTTCCTTCCGGGCACCAAGGCCAAGACCTCTCCCCGGGCCAAATCCAGCACTGCCCCACCCAAAAGTCCCTCGGCCCGAACCGCCCGGTAAAGACTTTCTTGGAGATCCCAGGAAAGGGTAAGGCGGGTGCGCCGGCCTTCAAGGTCGGCCCGATGGAAAAGCTCCGGAAGAATCCCCTCAAAGGCCGCCCCTCCCAGAAGTCTGGGCCGGGAATATTCTTCGACCAGAACTCCCGAGATCCCCTGAAGACTTCGGGCCTCCTTCGGAGAAAGGTCCACGGCTACCAGAAGGGGCGGGGGTCCGGAGAGAGGTCGGTGCACATAGGGCTTGAGCCTAGAGGGAAGGGGACCCGAGCGCAGATAATAGACCCGAGCCCTTTTTTCCATCCGGAAAAGGACCCGGCCCTCCCGATCCAGAACCTCCGTGCGCTCCAGGAAGGGGGCCTCGGCCTTTCCGGCCCCGGTGAGGGGGCGCATCAAGGCCCCGGCCAAAATCAAAAAAAAGATCGGGCCCAAGAGAAGCCAGACCTTCTTCACGGGAGCCTCACCATTTCCTTTTCCGTGGGTTTATGGAGCCCCAGGGGGGCCACCTTTTGCCGCACCACCTCTTCGGCGGTCAAGGCCTCCCAGGTCTTAAGAAGCCGGGCCCGATGCGCCTCT
This portion of the Thermosulfurimonas marina genome encodes:
- the ftsA gene encoding cell division protein FtsA yields the protein MSTRRLIGALDVGTSKICFLLGEKKDSTLAALGLGMVPAQGLRKGLIVNIEEAARGIREARREAEAQAYEEVSGVITGVAGSHIESQLSTGVIALKEGEVREEEVERVLEAARAVTLPPDRIILHVLPQEYSVDHQTGILQPLGMTGVRLEVKALLVKASGSAVQNLVKTIETAGLSVFGVVLQVLASAEAVLTEEEKELGVALIDFGGGTTDLAVFLEGSLRYTSSIPVGGDLLTTDLTVGLRTPRREAEILKEKYGVCLPELVSPDEEIEVPSLGDRAPRRLSRRVLAEILEPRVQELLEIINTNLEHSGYKRRLSSGVVFTGGSSLLSGLPELAEQILELPVRVGYPARLSGLSEEVNHPRLATAVGLFLYAARYLDLPPEEPSEEAGLLRRLKKFLGLGG
- a CDS encoding cell division protein FtsQ/DivIB, encoding MLILALISVGLSGVGLWRLLPHLSVFRLETVRIEGLKRLSEAEVRALLPAAPGENLFVLDLEALRRTLEAHPWVARAQVSRDLPHTLVVRIREERPVALTKIKEKLYYLNEKGEAFAEAPNEALFHYPVVSYASSELLQKEASFFRLLSWLDRTDRYLPCYESLSQIYLAPDRILVYTREGLKIRFEPGDFSSLKEAYRRLDRVMSYLYDERLLHRARLVRLDYPEGRALVAYREGK
- the murB gene encoding UDP-N-acetylmuramate dehydrogenase — its product is MKALSRDLKKKGLKVRLEEPLWRYTTVRVGGPADLMAYPETLEEVLELWEFSRRQGLRIFWLSGGSKVLFADAGFRGVVVNLRGLKGVVELSSGHLGVMCGTPVAVLTAYGLKRGFSGTEFLAGVPATVGGAIMMNAGAFGEEFGDLVESVTMLTPEGLREYSGKDLFGYRTFRGPSGVVLSARLRLRPRDPEEVRARVRDFLARRRATQPLGRPSFGCAFKNPPEGPAAGELLEAAGLKGFRRGEAMISSKHANFILNLGRARAEDIRALMEEARERVQARFGVELEPEVRIVAET
- the murC gene encoding UDP-N-acetylmuramate--L-alanine ligase; translation: MLEGRVFHFMGIGGVGMSGLARLLAALGARVTGCDLRVSETTRSLEREGIPVWQGHDPAHLEGTEILVYSSAIRPDHPEIQAARRQGLKVWPRAEMLAEIMGWYPRSIAVAGAHGKTTTSSMIAEMLAVAGLEPTVIIGGRVNCFGSNARLGRGEYLVAETDESDGSFLYLQPYLAVITNVDREHLDFYADFRAVKRAFVKFARRVSPEGALVVCGDDPGVRTILPELSGRLVTYGFSEGAEVRGEILAEAPLPRVRVWWRGQALGEFSLRVPGRHNAENALAAVAVGLTLGLPSAVILSALSGFSGVGRRLEFKGEVLGAFIYDDYAHHPREIAATLAAIRALHPERRLLAVFQPHRYSRTRALWQEFVRVLAEPEVLFLTEIYPAAESPLPGVSGEKFFQAVRRVRGGKPTLFAPDLETLRAQVEFFLSPGDLLLTLGAGDVYQLGEALVRQISPSRKEKVVG
- the murG gene encoding undecaprenyldiphospho-muramoylpentapeptide beta-N-acetylglucosaminyltransferase — encoded protein: MRWVIAGGGTGGHLFPALALAEALVARGREVMILGCGRRVEALALSGVPYPVATISGEGFLGRGLWGKTRALARLLWGVLQALRILRRWSAEVVFGTGGYASVPALGAGFLLRLPLGLHEPNAVPGLANRLLGHLVQRIFVTYPDTREHFPSAKVRVSGTPVRASLLEERPREHSGPGLLVLGGSQGARTLNRLLVETAPELYRRLPDLYLLHQTGERDFGWVKEAYRKKGLPVEVRAFIRDMAWAYAQADLVVTRAGASTVAELCALGKPALYIPYPYATHRHQEANARTVVERGGGLLFQEAELSPEIFVETVGDLLLRPAKLSEMGRRARELFRPGATETIIEEMEALVHA
- the murD gene encoding UDP-N-acetylmuramoyl-L-alanine--D-glutamate ligase gives rise to the protein MDLRGARVVIVGFGRSGRAAARLAAVLGAEVVVSENRRAEDLPPGDYYALLERGVRFETGGHRAETLLSADLVVVSPGVPPAVYESAQKKGLPVWGELEFAFRALRRRPPLVAVTGTNGKTTTTAMVADILRLSGFKVFAGGNYGIPLAEYVLSGEPAERLVLEVSSFQLETVEAFAPQAAAILNLTPDHLERYGDLGAYARAKARVFQNLPGEGVGLLPHPGLSGAGGELLLRECPDFRGSLLFFGDFPGLPVEVGERDFRLRIFGEEEVYSFAGFRLLGRHNRLNFAVAAALARTVGASPEAVQKAVRSFVGFPHRLEFVGSFGGVYFVNDSKATNVDATRVALESLSEPIVLILGGLHKGASYRPLYELIRRKVRLLILMGASRGVMAEELSGATEMRLAEGLAEALALALQEARPGDTVLLSPAAASFDQFESYEERGEVFRDLVLAYAPKVLAREEPSPEVYH
- the mraY gene encoding phospho-N-acetylmuramoyl-pentapeptide-transferase, producing MFYHLLYPLHDWFSVFNVFRYITFRTFYATLTAGLLVYFFMPSFIAYMKGRRLGQVIREEGPERHQVKAGTPTMGGAVVIGAVVLSTLLWANLANPYVWLALGVLVSFGALGLVDDWLKLSRGKNLGLRAREKLFFQALFTLAFWGVLFHGLHFDDRLTFPFFKELRPQLGFLYLPFLYLVVVGTSNAMNLTDGLDGLAIVPFMVVVGVYGLLAYLAGHVKFAHYLQIPYVPGVGELAVFCGALVGGGMGFLWYNAHPAEVFMGDVGSLGLGAAVGAVAVMVKQEILLVIAGGVFVAEALSVILQVGYFRLTGGRRIFRMAPLHHHFELSGWPENKVVVRFWIFSVICGILALSTLKLR
- a CDS encoding UDP-N-acetylmuramoyl-tripeptide--D-alanyl-D-alanine ligase, with translation MSGNFLDTEEVIRATQGTLVGGDMGIVFSGVSTDTRTLRPGELFVALKGPRYDGHDFWREALKRGAKGLLLSRLPREMRLEEVPKTVSVILVRDTLQALGDLARAFKRRRGFWALAISGSCGKTTTKEMCAAVLSRRYPVFRNPGNYNNLVGLPLSVLSVPEEVRFGVFELGISLPGEMARLVEILEPEAALLTNVRPAHLEGLGSMEGVLSEKFQLYQRLPAGARLIVNRDEEEIFRRAQDLPHERITYGLHMEAEVRAEDVRISPEGTEFALLVEGRRLGEGRLRFLGEHFVRNALAAVAAGLLYGVPPEEALSALSELSPLPGRLFPLSTGRYFLLDDSYNANPGSVYEALRVFWEIGQRFRERVAILGDMRELGPEAEAFHESVGRLAGRLCHRVLAVGEMAPVVAREAERMGARGRAYPSVEELLSDLEIPEGAAVLVKGSRAVGLERVVQKLKEEP